A window of the Lentimicrobium sp. L6 genome harbors these coding sequences:
- a CDS encoding T9SS type A sorting domain-containing protein, which produces MKSLVLLLLCSIFPYFIYSQLPRDIIWQSIYGTSEEDVVQDIVETQDAIYILSRTRMITGPGYDEHHNDLLVTKTNIDGEYIWQKNYGGSLDETPASIASDDLGMIYLGAGTYSDDGDIQSGNMGGHDFWVVKIDTSGQVVWEQTYGGSMTDYGAYLLYLENGNILAYGPTFSSDNDVNINYGYLDIWIWEITPQGEIVKSRVFGSSQSDNIFSLIQTDDGGFFTAARAGVNDGMVNAEPRGWHDVWLLKLDAQLNIEWQKLIGGSNYDSGGYGLAQLDDGGYILNGSTKSSDGDVHGFDFPDVPDQDDIWVVRIDSMGNILWDIALGGDEWEHSSKVFANEDGSFTVFGTTNSPNNGDVVGKHHTLLYPHNINSDIWMLKLSSEGELLDQRCFGNASQTRLSRAVIKKSDSHYLIAGTGFSRQADPDNPEAPTDGEVWGGYESESYDIWFFEAVDCEFFQPDTPSEIEGEDSVCSNNSSQYTYTTQIINPQYEEAQWLLEPAEAGALTNLQDSVIIEWNSTFEGQAALSVRSISNCGESAYTQAKLIEVEICLGLGEINKKSLFLYPNPATNQITFELPNIKKQSQVQIKDIYGKLIATLNIKPNQSQLIWECGAFASGVYFYEGEIGGEVYRGKLIIK; this is translated from the coding sequence ATGAAATCATTAGTCCTCTTATTACTATGTTCAATCTTTCCATATTTTATTTATTCTCAATTACCTAGAGATATTATTTGGCAATCTATTTATGGTACATCTGAAGAAGATGTAGTTCAAGATATTGTTGAAACACAAGATGCCATTTATATTTTAAGCAGAACAAGAATGATAACTGGCCCTGGGTACGATGAACATCACAATGATTTATTAGTAACAAAAACTAATATTGATGGTGAATATATTTGGCAGAAAAACTACGGTGGATCATTGGATGAAACCCCTGCGTCAATTGCATCAGATGATTTAGGAATGATTTATTTGGGTGCAGGCACATATTCTGACGATGGAGATATACAATCAGGAAATATGGGAGGTCATGATTTTTGGGTAGTTAAAATAGATACTTCTGGTCAGGTTGTTTGGGAACAAACCTATGGCGGCAGCATGACAGATTATGGAGCCTATTTATTATATCTTGAAAATGGGAATATTTTGGCTTATGGACCAACATTTTCATCAGATAATGATGTAAATATTAATTATGGTTATTTAGATATTTGGATTTGGGAGATAACACCCCAAGGTGAAATTGTAAAAAGTCGTGTTTTTGGAAGTTCGCAATCTGATAATATTTTCAGTCTGATACAAACAGATGATGGAGGCTTTTTTACAGCAGCACGTGCAGGAGTAAATGACGGTATGGTAAATGCAGAACCAAGAGGTTGGCACGATGTATGGCTATTAAAACTTGATGCTCAATTAAATATTGAATGGCAAAAATTAATTGGTGGAAGCAATTATGATTCAGGAGGATATGGTCTTGCTCAACTGGATGATGGAGGGTACATTCTCAATGGCTCCACCAAATCATCTGATGGCGATGTACATGGATTTGATTTTCCGGATGTTCCCGATCAGGATGATATTTGGGTAGTAAGAATTGACAGTATGGGCAATATACTTTGGGATATAGCTTTAGGTGGAGATGAATGGGAACATAGTAGTAAGGTATTTGCAAATGAAGATGGGAGCTTTACCGTTTTTGGAACCACAAACTCACCTAATAATGGAGATGTGGTAGGTAAACACCATACTTTATTATATCCGCACAATATTAATTCTGATATCTGGATGCTTAAGCTGAGTTCCGAAGGAGAGCTATTAGATCAAAGATGTTTCGGGAATGCAAGTCAAACAAGACTTTCCAGAGCTGTGATAAAAAAATCAGATTCTCATTATCTTATAGCAGGAACTGGCTTTTCAAGGCAAGCAGACCCCGATAACCCTGAAGCTCCAACAGATGGAGAGGTTTGGGGAGGTTATGAATCAGAATCCTATGATATCTGGTTTTTTGAGGCCGTAGATTGTGAGTTTTTTCAACCAGATACACCCTCAGAAATAGAAGGAGAAGATTCTGTTTGTAGCAATAATTCGAGTCAATATACATATACCACACAAATAATAAACCCCCAATACGAGGAGGCTCAATGGTTATTAGAACCCGCAGAAGCAGGAGCACTAACTAATTTGCAAGATTCTGTTATTATTGAATGGAATAGCACATTCGAAGGACAAGCAGCATTGAGTGTTAGAAGCATTAGTAACTGCGGAGAATCAGCTTATACACAAGCCAAATTAATTGAAGTAGAAATTTGCCTAGGTTTAGGAGAAATCAATAAGAAATCCTTATTTCTCTATCCCAATCCAGCTACCAATCAAATCACCTTTGAGCTACCAAACATCAAAAAACAAAGCCAAGTCCAAATCAAAGATATCTACGGCAAGCTCATCGCCACATTAAATATAAAACCCAACCAAAGCCAGCTTATTTGGGAATGCGGTGCTTTTGCCAGTGGTGTTTATTTTTATGAGGGTGAGATTGGTGGGGAGGTTTATCGAGGGAAACTAATTATCAAATAA